CCCCTGCTCACCAGCACGCGCGGCCTCAATTGCTGCGTTTAGTGCCAACAAATTCGTTTGCTCGGCGATCCCTCGTATAACGTCAAGAACTTTTGATATCTCGTTACTTTGACCTTCAAGCTCATGAATAACCTGAGCGGCTTGCCTAATTTCACCTTCAAGGGCAGTGATTGACTGGCTTGTGTGGGCTACCAGACGCTGGCCAGATGCCGTCTCAGTGTCTGCTCTTCCGGCCGCATTGACCTGCTCCCCGTTGATTAATACACCGCGATGTTAGTAATGTCTTCATAAGCCACATGAGGACATCCCCATGAAGAAGCGTTTTTCCGATGAACAGATCATCAGTATTCTCCGCGAGGCTGAAGCCGGAGTTTCTGCCCGAGAGCTCTGCCGCAAGCACGCCATTTCCGACGCCACGTTTTATACCTGGCGTAAGAAGTATGGCGGCATGGAGGTGCCTGAGGTTAAGCGCCTGAAGTCGCTTGAGGAAGAGAACGCCAGACTCAAGAAGCTGCTCGCCGAGGCCATGCTGGATAAGGAGGCGCTTCAGGTGGCTCTTGGGCGAAAGTACTGACGACAGACCAGAAGCGCGAAGTCGTGGTGTTGATGTGTGATGCGACCGGTCTGTCGCAACGTCGTGCCTGCAGACTCACAGGTTTGTCCCTGTCGACCTGCCGCTATGACGCTCAGCGTCCGGCGGCTGATGCCCATTTATCAGGGCGCATTACTGAACTGGCACTGGAGCGCAGGCGTTTTGGCTACCGCCGCATATGGCAGTTACTGCGGCGTGAAGGGCTTCTGGTTAATCACAAGCGCGTGTACCGCCTTTATCATCTGAAAGGGCTGGGCGTTAAACGCAGACGTCGTCGTAAAGGGCTTGCAACAGAACGTCTGCCGCTGCTCCGCCCGGCGGCGCCCAACATGACCTGGTCGATGGATTTCGTCATGGATGCGCTGGCTACTGGTCGCAGGATCAAGTGCCTTACCTGCGTCGATGACTTCACAAAGGAATGCCTGACGGTCACTGTTGCCTTCGGGATTTCAGGCGTGCAGGTCACGCGTATTCTGGACAGCATTGCGCTGTTTCGCGGCTATCCGGCTACGATAAGAACCGATCAGGGCCCGGAGTTTACCTGCCGCGCGCTCGATCAGTGGGCTTTTGAGCATGGAGTGAAGCTGCGACTTATCCAGCCCGGCAAGCCGACACAGAACGGATTTATTGAGAGTTTTAACGGACGCTTTCGCGATGAATGCCTGAATGAACACTGGTTCAGCGACGTCAGTCATGCCAGGAAAACCATCAGCGAATGGCGTCAGGATTATAACGAATGTCGCCCGCACTCCACGCTGAATTATCAGACGCCGTCTGAATTTGCAGCGAGCTGGAGAAAGGGTAATTCTGAGAGTGAAGGATCCGACATTACTAACTGAGCCTTGTATTTAATCCTGGGGGCAGGTCAGCCGGTATCAGCTTAATTGCAGGGCTTGATTATCACCACGGAAAGAAGCCTGACATCCATAGTGAGGCTGTCTTGGTGTTGGCCGATGATCGGCTTGGATTTC
This Desulfomicrobium macestii DNA region includes the following protein-coding sequences:
- a CDS encoding IS3 family transposase (programmed frameshift) translates to MKKRFSDEQIISILREAEAGVSARELCRKHAISDATFYTWRKKYGGMEVPEVKRLKSLEEENARLKKLLAEAMLDKEALQVALGRKLLTTDQKREVVVLMCDATGLSQRRACRLTGLSLSTCRYDAQRPAADAHLSGRITELALERRRFGYRRIWQLLRREGLLVNHKRVYRLYHLKGLGVKRRRRRKGLATERLPLLRPAAPNMTWSMDFVMDALATGRRIKCLTCVDDFTKECLTVTVAFGISGVQVTRILDSIALFRGYPATIRTDQGPEFTCRALDQWAFEHGVKLRLIQPGKPTQNGFIESFNGRFRDECLNEHWFSDVSHARKTISEWRQDYNECRPHSTLNYQTPSEFAASWRKGNSESEGSDITN
- a CDS encoding methyl-accepting chemotaxis protein, whose translation is MNGEQVNAAGRADTETASGQRLVAHTSQSITALEGEIRQAAQVIHELEGQSNEISKVLDVIRGIAEQTNLLALNAAIEAARAGEQG